Genomic DNA from Pistricoccus aurantiacus:
GGGCTGACACTCGATCCGGCGCTAGCGCCGGGAGAGTGTCGAACGCTGACCCGGGAAGAAATAGCCAGCTTCTAGATTTATACCGTTATCTTGTGTATGCTAATAAATATGGCGTTGAAATAAGTAGCAATAGGATTATCGATTATCAGAACTGATAGGTAATGCTGGCGGTGGCCATTTTCAGATGCTCAAGCTCCCGAGTATCGATGTACTCGTATTCCAACTGACCGAGCATGCCGGAAAATCGCATGCTGGCGCCAAGACCGTAAATGGGCGCGGTGCCGCCCAGCGAGTCCTTGTCGCGTCCGGCGTCGTTGATGAAATCCCCTTGCCATTGAGCCAGCCCGGATTTGGCGAAGACTCCTACCATGCCGATACGCAATCCGGCCAGCAGGGCGCCGTTCAAGCTGGTGGTGTTCATGATGGCCTGGCTGCCATTGACGGAGGTGGGAATATCGTCGCTTTGCAGATAGCTGATTTCCGCGCCAAGTTCGATGCTGGGTATTTGAGGCATGAGATAGGCTCCGAGCAGGCGAAAGCCTGAGGTGAAGCCGTCCGCGGATACGACCTCATTGCCGCCTAACAGCATTCGTTCATCTACCTCCACTTGCACGGTATCCGCATTGGCATAAACCAGTTGTCCGGTATCCGCCATGGCAAGAGGCGACGCACCGAGCATCAGGCATGCCGGTAAGGAGATCCAGCCAAAGTGGAAAGTCGAATTATTCATGCCAGCTGTTCCCGAATTACAAGGAGAGGTGTAAAGCATGACCCGATTCAAAGCCTTTCTAGCGTAGTCGCCAAACTGCGACAGGGTCAATATAAAAGAATCGTGAACACGTGAATGCCTGGCGAAAGCCGCGTGGGACCATTGAAAACGCTATACTCTTGTCATTTTCCAATCGCGTTTATTTTCATCGCGTGATGATTTCTTTCACTATTTTTCCAGGCAGGATTATCCGTGAACGAACTGCGTATTACCCAACCCGACGACTGGCACCTGCATTTACGTGACGAAGATGCATTGAAAGCGGTGCTGCCGTATACCGCTCGCCAGTGCGGGCGAGCCATCATCATGCCCAACCTGACCCCGCCGGTGACGACGCTTGAAGCTGCCAGTGGTTATCGCGAAAGGATCCTTGCCGCCTTGCCGGAAGGCAGCGATTTCGAACCGCTGATGACGCTCTACCTGACGGATCACACCGGCGCCGATGAAGTAGAAAAAGCCTGGCAAAGCGGCATCGTTCATGCGGTGAAACTCTATCCTGCCGGCGCCACCACCAATTCCGCCTCAGGGGTGACGAACATTCGCCATTGCGACGCGGCCTTGAGCGCCATGGAGGCGCTCGGTATGCCGCTTCTGGTGCACGGCGAAGTCACCGCGCCCGGGGTCGATATCTTCGATCGTGAAGCGGTATTCATCGAAGAGGTCATGGAGCCATTGCTTGAGCGTCATCCGAATCTCAGGGTGGTGTTCGAGCATATCACCACCGTTGACGCAGTCGCGTTCGTCGAGCGGGCGCCGGCGAATATTGGGGCGACGATTACCGCGCATCACCTGCTGTTCAACCGCAATCACATGTTGGTAGGGGGCGTTCGCCCGCATTATTTCTGTTTGCCGATCCTGAAGCGGGAAACCCATCGCGCCGCCCTGCTCAAGGCCGCCACCAGCGGTTCGCCGAAGTTTTTCCTGGGCACCGACAGCGCTCCTCATCGTCGGCAGGACAAGGAAGCCGCCTCTGGCTGTGCCGGTGCCTTCACCGCGCCAGCCGCCATCGAGCTTTATGCTACCGCCTTCGACCAAGCGGGAGCCCTGGACAAGCTCGAAGGATTCGCCAGCCATTTCGGCGCGGATTTCTACGGTCTGCCGCGCAACTCGCGAACTTTGACCCTCCGGCGGGAATCCTGGCGCATGCCGGAGACGCTGGCCTATGCCGGCGATGATTGCATCGTTCCCTTGATGGCCGGTGAGTCCATTCCCTGGAAGCTGGTGCAGGACTAGGAGCATTTTCCATGAAGTCTCGAAGCCAGGCACGCCCCGCCAAGGCAGATGAAGACCGGCTGAACGCGGCTGGCCTGTCCCTCAAGCGCAAGGTGGTGTCCGTCCTGGCCGCTGCCTTTCTGACGGCACTGGCTTTCGTTTTTCTGTTTACCGGTTATCTGGAGGGAGGGGCCTTCGTCAGCATGTTGACTCTGGCCTTTGGCACCGGCCTGGTCTTGCTGGTGTGGAACCGTATAGAGCAGTTCACCTTGTTCGGTAGCGAGATCAAGCTGCGCCGCCTGGCCCACCAAGCGGAAGACATGCTGTCCGGGCTTGATGAAAGTCGCGTCGATGTCTATCGCACCATGCTGCGGTTGACCGACGGCGCGTTGGAAACCCAGTCGCCGGGGGTGAAGATTCCCGCCGAGACTTTCCGGGTTGACGCTATACAGGATGAACCGATTCAGGCATTGGTCGGCCTTTTGCGATCCATCGAGCGTGCCGAATTGATCGATCGGCTCGCCGATGACATCGCTGATGTTGCCGACAAGGCGATTGAACGGACGACGGATTCGTTGAAGCAGCGCGATGGGCATTTTCGTCAAGCTCTTGATGACGCTCGCATCGAGAATTCGCCAGGAGAGATCGCGGGGTTTTATACACGCTGGGCGCGAAGCGGTATCGGAAATGGCGAAGCCGACTCTTCGCGGGCTCATGGCTTGATGGCTGGCCCCCTGGACCGCTCGGTGGCACTAACGCAATTAGAGGAGTTGTTGCGATACCGAGAAATGGCGAAAGCGCTGCGTAAAAGTCCACCCGAATCGTCATGACCTCGAGGTCGTCTGCCAGACCATCAGATCGAGAAAGACCAACAACGAAAAACCGCCACGTCGGATCGTCCCGAGTGGCGGTTTTCTTGTGTTTTTGGTCGGGGCGATAGGATTCGAACCTACGACCTCTGCAACCCCATTGCAGCGCGCTACCAAGCTGCGCCACGCCCCGTACCGTGTTTTCGGTCAGCGGTGTGCCCGAGAACGAGGCGTATACTACCTCGGGCTTGGAGAAATGAAAAGAGCTTTGTGCTTTTCCATCAGTCGCTTGCCACCGATAGGTCGGTTTCCTCAG
This window encodes:
- the pyrC gene encoding dihydroorotase → MNELRITQPDDWHLHLRDEDALKAVLPYTARQCGRAIIMPNLTPPVTTLEAASGYRERILAALPEGSDFEPLMTLYLTDHTGADEVEKAWQSGIVHAVKLYPAGATTNSASGVTNIRHCDAALSAMEALGMPLLVHGEVTAPGVDIFDREAVFIEEVMEPLLERHPNLRVVFEHITTVDAVAFVERAPANIGATITAHHLLFNRNHMLVGGVRPHYFCLPILKRETHRAALLKAATSGSPKFFLGTDSAPHRRQDKEAASGCAGAFTAPAAIELYATAFDQAGALDKLEGFASHFGADFYGLPRNSRTLTLRRESWRMPETLAYAGDDCIVPLMAGESIPWKLVQD